The Stratiformator vulcanicus genome has a segment encoding these proteins:
- a CDS encoding 2-keto-3-deoxygluconate permease, translating into MSLREILAKIPGGLMIVPLMVGALLNTVDEMHLGPVEAALKFINAPAIEETVEDPHTGEEVTVKYYEFLEIGGFTTALARKGTLPLIGMFLVCVASQMNFRVGAQALKKGAVITTAKFIAAISMGYLISTLTDPFSGLFGLSLVAIVAAMSNGNGGLYLALTGEYGDRSDVGAVSVISLNDGPFLTLVALGLTGESFPFVAFLAVLLPMLVGFLLGQWHESIRTFLSHGEKLVIPFFAFALGTTMSFAAFFDLNVLTGGLFLGIATVVCSGGLGVLALKIIGEPNQIAAVAEASTAGNAVQTPLAVASAASLAAAAGAMSAERAEDYQSIVETATAQISISTITTAILCPLAVIAWHRWQNGCSNSDETESSRDQDE; encoded by the coding sequence ATGTCGCTCCGAGAAATCCTCGCCAAGATCCCCGGCGGATTGATGATCGTGCCGCTGATGGTCGGGGCGTTACTCAATACGGTCGACGAGATGCACCTCGGACCGGTTGAAGCCGCGCTCAAGTTCATTAATGCCCCGGCGATTGAAGAGACGGTCGAAGACCCTCACACCGGTGAAGAAGTCACGGTCAAATATTACGAATTCCTGGAAATTGGCGGCTTTACGACGGCACTTGCGCGGAAGGGAACGCTCCCGCTCATTGGGATGTTTCTGGTGTGCGTTGCCTCGCAGATGAATTTTCGTGTCGGGGCTCAGGCATTAAAGAAGGGGGCCGTGATCACGACGGCGAAATTCATCGCGGCCATCTCTATGGGATACCTTATCTCGACGCTGACCGACCCGTTCAGTGGCTTGTTCGGGCTGTCGCTCGTTGCCATCGTCGCGGCGATGTCGAATGGCAACGGTGGGCTCTATCTCGCCCTTACCGGCGAGTACGGCGATCGCTCCGACGTCGGCGCTGTCAGCGTCATCTCACTGAATGACGGCCCATTCCTCACATTGGTCGCGTTGGGATTAACAGGGGAAAGCTTCCCGTTCGTGGCGTTCTTGGCGGTGCTGCTCCCGATGCTCGTCGGGTTCCTACTTGGCCAATGGCACGAATCGATTCGAACATTCTTAAGCCACGGTGAAAAACTTGTAATCCCGTTCTTCGCGTTCGCGCTGGGAACCACGATGAGCTTTGCCGCGTTTTTTGACTTAAACGTGCTGACCGGCGGGTTATTTCTCGGAATTGCAACGGTGGTCTGCTCGGGCGGACTTGGAGTGCTCGCCCTAAAAATAATTGGTGAGCCAAACCAGATTGCGGCGGTTGCCGAGGCCTCGACCGCAGGAAATGCCGTGCAAACTCCGCTCGCCGTCGCCAGCGCCGCTTCACTCGCCGCGGCGGCCGGCGCCATGTCGGCTGAGCGTGCGGAAGATTATCAAAGTATTGTTGAAACGGCGACCGCGCAGATTTCAATCTCCACAATCACGACCGCCATCCTCTGCCCCCTCGCGGTCATTGCGTGGCATCGCTGGCAAAACGGGTGTTCGAATAGTGACGAGACCGAATCGTCTCGTGATCAAGACGAATAA
- the pdxA gene encoding 4-hydroxythreonine-4-phosphate dehydrogenase PdxA, which translates to MTAPLLAITMGDPAGIGPEICLDLLDHGSATGDYRPIVFGDAHVLSAVADRLNKPRPRHIISQQDWSAEYRSIDAPAVLDVADHRVPNLEPGKIDGDTGQASFRYVICAIEAALAGEVAGVTTGPINKEALFQGGIRYPGHTEIFAEKAKAERSCMMLTSDEITCAFATTHVGYSSVPGLLSIERISDVIELAADAMRLLREREPKLVVCGLNPHAGEHGLFGDREEERIIVPAIEQARQNGIDIEGPLPPDTAFLKWRRESTDAFICMYHDQGHIPLKALAFDKAINITLGLPMIRTSVDHGTALDIAWQGKADSSSLFLAAELAGKLARGRETVVAES; encoded by the coding sequence ATGACCGCACCATTGCTCGCGATAACGATGGGTGACCCGGCCGGGATCGGGCCTGAGATTTGTCTTGATCTACTCGATCATGGCTCGGCCACCGGCGATTATCGGCCCATCGTCTTCGGCGACGCTCATGTTCTCTCGGCCGTCGCCGATCGCTTAAATAAGCCGCGACCTAGGCATATTATTTCGCAGCAGGATTGGTCGGCAGAATATCGATCGATCGATGCCCCGGCCGTGCTTGATGTGGCGGACCATCGGGTTCCGAACCTGGAGCCGGGAAAGATTGACGGCGATACCGGCCAAGCGTCTTTTCGATATGTAATCTGCGCAATTGAGGCCGCGTTGGCCGGAGAGGTCGCAGGCGTGACGACGGGTCCAATCAATAAAGAGGCTCTCTTTCAAGGCGGGATCCGCTATCCGGGGCACACGGAAATTTTCGCTGAGAAAGCGAAAGCCGAACGATCTTGCATGATGCTGACGTCGGACGAAATTACCTGCGCGTTCGCGACGACCCACGTCGGATATTCCTCAGTCCCAGGACTGTTAAGTATCGAACGGATTTCTGACGTAATCGAACTCGCCGCTGACGCGATGCGGCTGTTGCGTGAGCGCGAACCGAAGTTGGTGGTTTGCGGGCTCAATCCCCACGCCGGTGAACATGGCCTTTTCGGTGACCGGGAGGAAGAGCGAATCATTGTTCCGGCGATCGAGCAAGCTCGGCAAAATGGTATCGATATTGAAGGCCCGCTTCCGCCCGATACGGCCTTCTTAAAATGGCGACGCGAATCGACCGATGCTTTTATTTGTATGTATCACGACCAAGGGCATATCCCGCTGAAAGCATTAGCCTTCGATAAAGCAATCAATATCACGCTCGGTCTTCCAATGATACGCACCAGCGTTGATCATGGAACGGCGCTCGACATCGCTTGGCAGGGAAAAGCTGATTCGAGCAGCCTGTTTCTCGCCGCCGAACTCGCCGGGAAGCTCGCGCGCGGCCGTGAGACTGTGGTTGCCGAATCGTGA
- a CDS encoding serine/threonine-protein kinase, translated as MTEDHASSSQGTQGNPDFGDTVAPVPSTSHSTATGGEQLDATFVVQGGVEVDEFGAGTKQERDIAFGVTALESGKVTERQIAKAVSDWTIHGHESLAGHLMGKGLLDPAVRQELEASAATRLKNVGNSIAPADRLSASGLGSLLLVDRLDKQGRVSKLLGIANSAAVTIDDDSRRLNSRFRLLRKLGQGGLGTVWLASDESLRRLVAIKEINPAAQHDEAAIARFKREAEVTGRLEHPGIVPIYQFGTDESTERYFYVMRFLGKQTLQDAIAEYHERREAGHHDPMDLHRLLTAFVSICQSVAHAHSRKIIHRDLKPENVALDNFGQVVLLDWGLAKLNDETGLFELAGSMSSDDPHDSGATVAGQVLGTPMYMAPEQAAGRIDEIDERTDVFGLGAILFAILTGAAPHERSREAASAAGRMAELFSSIVSDPVPDPLLYDPELPADLRAICMKAIAKKRYLRYETAEALADDIQRQMAGEPVRAYEEPASKRIQRWIGDHPRLSQALGVVAAILLAIVFLAAVKTYQDGVTAERDRFAAIKADVREMEINLRSDADDLSKAVRFMSDLPPIGALIDLENQRASADAAEGRDVWRRRLGSIYSGLLKSTPTCLSVTFGKVDEVTFDEIVRVERGSFAGGIPQVLPESRLASFPIDKAGLLVRSLKPGEVLVLDRTVLTVPEAVFSRDHLVLVAGTPIYDQATGEVFGIVAIESNLERMVRELISRVVRPTERVLVLDSKNHVRIDYQEATGFREIPEQVRGEAVVPALDGFLKQTVDTEFSDKRDIYAVKIRFDPRQPDSVITLVLMNAEG; from the coding sequence ATGACCGAGGACCACGCATCCAGCTCTCAGGGTACCCAAGGCAACCCTGACTTTGGTGATACGGTGGCGCCGGTGCCTTCGACTTCGCATTCCACCGCGACGGGCGGAGAGCAATTAGACGCCACGTTTGTGGTTCAAGGGGGTGTGGAAGTCGATGAGTTCGGGGCCGGCACCAAGCAGGAACGTGACATCGCCTTCGGTGTGACGGCACTCGAAAGCGGCAAGGTGACCGAGCGGCAGATCGCGAAAGCGGTTTCCGACTGGACGATTCACGGGCACGAGTCGCTCGCGGGTCATCTGATGGGCAAGGGTCTGCTCGATCCGGCAGTGCGACAGGAGCTGGAAGCGTCTGCGGCGACACGTCTTAAGAACGTGGGGAACAGCATCGCTCCAGCCGATCGACTTTCCGCCAGTGGTCTGGGCTCGCTCCTGCTGGTCGACCGCTTGGACAAGCAAGGTCGCGTTTCGAAGTTACTGGGCATTGCGAATTCGGCGGCCGTCACGATTGATGACGATTCGCGCCGCTTGAATTCCCGTTTCCGTCTGCTGCGTAAGTTGGGACAGGGCGGGTTGGGGACGGTCTGGCTGGCCAGTGACGAAAGCCTGCGACGACTCGTGGCGATTAAAGAAATTAATCCCGCCGCGCAACATGATGAAGCCGCCATCGCCCGCTTTAAACGAGAAGCCGAGGTGACGGGACGGTTGGAACATCCCGGCATCGTGCCGATCTATCAATTCGGGACTGACGAATCAACGGAGCGGTATTTTTATGTGATGCGGTTTCTAGGTAAGCAAACGCTGCAGGATGCGATTGCCGAATACCACGAGCGCCGGGAAGCGGGGCATCACGATCCAATGGACCTGCACCGGTTGCTGACGGCCTTCGTTAGTATCTGCCAGTCGGTCGCGCACGCCCATTCGCGAAAAATTATTCATCGTGATTTAAAGCCGGAGAACGTCGCGCTCGACAACTTCGGTCAAGTGGTGCTGCTTGACTGGGGTCTGGCCAAATTAAATGACGAGACGGGACTGTTTGAACTGGCCGGTTCGATGTCTTCGGACGATCCGCACGACTCGGGCGCGACCGTGGCCGGGCAGGTGCTGGGCACGCCGATGTACATGGCCCCGGAGCAGGCGGCCGGGCGTATCGACGAGATCGACGAACGGACCGACGTATTCGGTTTGGGAGCGATTCTCTTCGCTATTCTGACGGGAGCGGCGCCGCACGAACGCTCGCGCGAGGCCGCCAGCGCCGCGGGTCGAATGGCGGAGCTTTTTAGTTCCATCGTCAGTGATCCCGTTCCCGACCCGTTGCTATATGACCCGGAATTGCCCGCCGACCTGCGGGCGATTTGCATGAAGGCGATCGCCAAGAAACGGTATCTCAGATATGAGACAGCCGAGGCGCTGGCCGACGATATTCAGCGTCAAATGGCGGGGGAGCCTGTCCGAGCGTATGAGGAACCGGCATCGAAACGCATTCAGCGTTGGATCGGCGATCATCCGCGGCTGTCGCAGGCGTTGGGAGTGGTGGCCGCAATATTACTGGCGATCGTTTTCCTTGCTGCCGTGAAAACCTATCAGGACGGCGTGACCGCCGAGCGGGATCGCTTTGCGGCCATCAAGGCCGATGTCCGTGAGATGGAAATTAATCTGCGCTCGGATGCGGACGACTTAAGTAAGGCGGTGCGGTTTATGTCCGACCTGCCGCCGATCGGCGCGCTGATCGATCTTGAAAATCAACGGGCGTCCGCGGACGCCGCCGAGGGTCGTGATGTGTGGCGGCGTCGGCTGGGGTCCATCTATAGCGGGCTATTAAAGTCGACACCGACCTGTCTGTCGGTCACCTTCGGTAAAGTCGACGAGGTCACGTTTGATGAAATCGTCCGCGTGGAGCGCGGCTCGTTCGCGGGGGGGATTCCGCAGGTCCTTCCGGAAAGCCGCCTCGCCAGCTTTCCCATTGATAAGGCCGGCCTACTGGTGCGTTCCTTAAAGCCGGGCGAAGTCCTGGTGCTTGATCGCACGGTATTAACGGTGCCTGAAGCCGTTTTCAGCCGCGACCACCTCGTCTTAGTCGCGGGGACTCCGATCTACGATCAGGCCACCGGCGAAGTCTTCGGTATTGTGGCGATCGAATCCAACCTCGAACGGATGGTTCGCGAGTTAATCAGCCGGGTCGTGCGGCCGACCGAGCGGGTTCTGGTCCTCGACAGCAAGAATCACGTGCGAATCGATTATCAGGAGGCGACGGGCTTTCGAGAGATTCCCGAACAGGTACGGGGGGAAGCGGTCGTGCCGGCACTCGACGGGTTCCTGAAGCAGACGGTCGACACGGAGTTTTCCGATAAGCGGGATATTTACGCAGTCAAAATCCGCTTCGATCCCCGCCAACCCGACTCGGTCATCACGCTGGTGCTGATGAATGCGGAGGGTTAA
- a CDS encoding DUF1552 domain-containing protein — MIKTNPVSRRKILKAGGITFALPLLESLVPQVARASEQAVEQSLPVRTAFFYIPNGVNLETWIPKQEGSDYEIPAALKPIEKVRDDITILTGLNRTYAAGTTLHSQAGSCWLTSSPPSETKDGAYPTNLTLDQMIARNVGTSSPFPSLELSCNDHTNNKETKYFESVSWYGPGYAAATEKNPREVFRRLFGVSGKGKRYRSVLDAIMEDAAGLRTDLGAGDREKLDEYFESVRSIERRINRAEKFQIDRSELPISEPAGIPEDRRDYIRLMGSLMALAFRLDLTRVATLLVDPERWDTPREYPGYFDKPQNHHVLTHTKGDEPKEALTKIDAFHVEQFAAIVEAMRETPEGDGSLLDNCQLVLGSGMGRGDWHSYRNLPVVIAGRAGGRIDPGRHVVYPKGTPLANLWLSVLDHHDIERPRYADSTAQLAGLMT; from the coding sequence ATGATTAAGACCAATCCCGTCTCTCGCCGCAAAATATTGAAAGCGGGTGGGATTACGTTTGCACTTCCGCTGTTGGAATCACTCGTCCCTCAAGTGGCACGCGCTTCCGAACAGGCTGTGGAGCAATCTTTGCCGGTGCGAACTGCGTTTTTCTATATCCCCAATGGCGTCAACCTTGAGACGTGGATTCCGAAGCAAGAAGGAAGCGATTACGAAATACCGGCAGCGCTCAAGCCGATCGAAAAGGTACGTGATGACATCACCATTCTGACCGGCTTGAATCGGACGTATGCGGCCGGCACGACATTACACTCGCAGGCGGGCTCCTGCTGGTTGACCAGTTCGCCACCGTCAGAAACGAAAGACGGGGCCTACCCGACGAATCTGACCCTCGACCAAATGATCGCCCGCAATGTCGGAACGTCATCGCCGTTTCCATCGCTGGAATTAAGCTGCAACGACCACACGAATAATAAAGAAACCAAATACTTTGAGTCCGTGTCCTGGTACGGGCCGGGATACGCCGCTGCGACGGAGAAAAATCCCCGCGAGGTCTTCCGGCGGCTCTTCGGGGTAAGCGGGAAGGGGAAGCGTTATCGCAGCGTTCTCGACGCAATCATGGAAGATGCGGCCGGATTAAGAACCGACCTGGGTGCCGGCGACCGGGAAAAGCTGGACGAGTATTTTGAATCGGTTCGATCGATCGAACGCCGTATTAATCGGGCAGAGAAATTTCAGATTGATCGTTCGGAACTTCCGATTTCCGAGCCTGCGGGAATTCCGGAAGATCGCCGCGATTATATCCGCCTGATGGGAAGCCTGATGGCTCTGGCGTTCCGGCTTGATTTAACGCGCGTTGCAACGCTGCTGGTCGACCCGGAACGCTGGGACACCCCGCGCGAATATCCCGGATACTTTGACAAGCCCCAAAACCATCACGTCTTAACGCACACCAAAGGTGACGAACCGAAAGAAGCCCTCACGAAGATCGATGCCTTTCATGTCGAACAGTTCGCCGCGATCGTTGAAGCGATGCGTGAGACGCCCGAAGGTGACGGCTCTTTGCTCGACAATTGCCAATTAGTACTCGGTTCTGGGATGGGCCGAGGCGATTGGCATAGTTATCGGAATCTGCCCGTTGTCATCGCGGGGCGGGCCGGCGGTCGAATTGATCCGGGTCGGCACGTCGTTTATCCGAAGGGGACGCCGCTGGCAAATCTGTGGCTGTCGGTACTTGATCATCACGACATTGAACGACCTCGCTATGCGGATAGTACGGCGCAGCTTGCCGGGCTGATGACATAA
- a CDS encoding homing endonuclease associated repeat-containing protein — translation MPCRWTRELLILTLREIAFERGENVTFREFQDAAGVSAGPVTSKCGGWAKLRAAAGLPPQRYSSWKKITDHELLCELHRLTQELKHLPSYEEIDAHGKFGACTYRRRFGRKIDLKRAFRDYLLKCPLREPKHFKEAERTESD, via the coding sequence ATGCCTTGCCGTTGGACGCGCGAATTGCTGATTCTCACGCTGCGCGAGATCGCCTTTGAGCGCGGGGAGAATGTGACGTTTCGAGAGTTTCAGGACGCGGCCGGGGTGTCGGCGGGGCCGGTCACGTCGAAGTGTGGGGGGTGGGCGAAATTAAGAGCCGCGGCCGGGCTGCCGCCTCAGCGATATTCCTCGTGGAAAAAAATCACCGACCACGAGCTGCTGTGCGAGCTGCACCGGCTGACGCAAGAGCTGAAGCACTTGCCGTCGTATGAAGAGATCGACGCGCACGGGAAATTCGGGGCGTGCACGTACCGCAGAAGGTTCGGCAGGAAGATCGATCTTAAGCGGGCGTTCCGCGACTATCTTTTAAAGTGCCCACTACGCGAGCCGAAGCATTTTAAGGAAGCCGAACGGACGGAATCTGATTAA
- a CDS encoding AAA family ATPase, whose translation MLENTFDYLVLLSERSAPVFVAGIVGLILGALFTASLTTPLGFLLRRVFGGSSRPKRVDDLVAACEAAVQRAEQAEAERKALQSDYDQLEADRAGEREQAADEAAELQQEIDRLNEQIQEIVDSDGRVWEKLPTDDVPPFIPKQDRQALVVAVANLKGGVGKTTVTANLGAALASGGSRVLLIDLDHQHSLSDLCFPEQKRGDLKCSGRLIDHFFDPDRAPHRPLRECIERVGDTELHCIVSDEFLADAETKAMATWLVGQSDSDVRYWLRTLLHDPDISERFDWILIDCPPRLTTGTVNALAAADEVLVPVLLDAPSMNAVPRMLKWLYQLKHHAGVCPNASLLGVIANRTNKQPSLTSNERDSWQGLQAKANDRWDDPIHFFERFIPGKVAFADAAKDSKFAADDPALKAVFLDLVREVRTQVPHHHEGSTSPQLS comes from the coding sequence ATGCTGGAAAACACGTTCGACTATCTTGTATTGCTCTCCGAGCGATCCGCGCCGGTCTTTGTCGCTGGAATCGTCGGGCTGATTCTCGGTGCATTGTTTACGGCTTCTCTGACGACGCCGCTCGGATTTCTGCTGCGTCGCGTCTTCGGCGGCTCGTCACGCCCCAAGCGTGTCGACGACCTCGTCGCCGCTTGCGAGGCCGCCGTCCAACGGGCGGAGCAAGCAGAGGCCGAACGAAAGGCATTGCAAAGCGACTACGACCAACTCGAAGCCGACCGCGCCGGCGAGCGGGAACAGGCAGCCGACGAAGCGGCCGAACTGCAGCAGGAAATTGATCGGCTCAACGAACAGATTCAGGAAATCGTCGACTCCGACGGTCGGGTGTGGGAGAAGCTGCCGACCGATGACGTGCCCCCCTTCATCCCCAAGCAAGATCGCCAGGCCCTGGTGGTCGCCGTCGCCAACTTGAAGGGCGGCGTGGGGAAGACGACGGTCACCGCCAATCTCGGCGCCGCGCTCGCCTCCGGCGGCAGCCGCGTGCTGTTGATCGATCTCGACCATCAGCATTCACTCAGCGACCTGTGTTTCCCCGAGCAGAAGCGGGGCGATCTGAAGTGTTCCGGGCGCCTGATCGACCACTTCTTCGATCCCGATCGCGCGCCGCACCGTCCCCTGCGGGAGTGCATCGAGCGCGTCGGCGATACCGAACTGCACTGCATCGTGTCCGACGAATTCCTCGCCGATGCCGAAACCAAAGCGATGGCGACCTGGCTCGTCGGGCAGAGTGACTCCGACGTGCGATACTGGCTGCGGACGCTGCTGCACGATCCCGACATCAGCGAGCGGTTCGATTGGATTCTGATCGACTGTCCGCCCCGGCTGACGACCGGAACCGTCAACGCCCTCGCCGCGGCTGACGAAGTCCTCGTCCCGGTGCTGCTCGACGCCCCGTCGATGAACGCCGTGCCGCGGATGCTGAAGTGGCTTTATCAACTGAAGCACCATGCCGGCGTGTGCCCGAACGCCTCCTTACTGGGCGTTATCGCGAATCGCACGAACAAACAGCCGTCGCTCACGAGCAATGAACGGGACAGTTGGCAGGGCCTGCAGGCTAAAGCCAATGACCGTTGGGATGATCCGATCCACTTCTTCGAGCGTTTCATCCCCGGCAAGGTCGCATTTGCCGACGCGGCCAAGGACAGTAAATTCGCCGCCGATGACCCGGCTCTTAAAGCCGTTTTTCTTGATCTCGTCCGTGAAGTCCGCACCCAAGTGCCGCATCATCATGAAGGTTCAACATCTCCTCAATTATCTTAG
- a CDS encoding four-carbon acid sugar kinase family protein yields the protein MSVRHVIIADDLSGAAEISGVASKKGYRSTLTTRLGGFSGEPILSIDTDSRSDAAASAAHKIRVISSNLRQTGFPLLFKKTDSVLRGNVHSEIDALLQDSPYTRCVLIPANPSKRRTIVDGHYFVEGVPLEQTAFARDPEYPRKTSDVAELVGGKVVLVDPEDVWPEQGIIIPRNLTVDDLSRWVRRIDDRTLPAGGADFFDAFLPAPMDPKSVQLSEQLTPCRQLFVCGSLAAWESREADCITHGVPLVPMPTDLFEGRSKNELDDLREWQDTVVQTLKQDDCLVGICRRMPPQKRSPRDLQRLLAHAVASIAMQVGGLRLLLEGGATAAAVMKELDYTDLQVDQVLPEGLVEFLPKRSSLHRPADERPLRLIIKPGSYTWPEIVWKDATGVAGNLT from the coding sequence GTGAGTGTCCGGCATGTAATCATTGCCGACGATCTTTCCGGCGCCGCCGAAATTTCGGGGGTCGCAAGTAAGAAAGGATACCGTTCCACCTTAACAACACGTTTGGGAGGCTTCTCGGGCGAACCGATCTTGTCGATCGATACCGACAGTCGTTCTGATGCCGCAGCGTCGGCGGCTCATAAAATTCGCGTCATCAGTTCAAATCTTAGGCAGACCGGGTTTCCGCTACTTTTTAAGAAGACGGATTCGGTCTTGCGTGGGAATGTGCATAGCGAAATTGATGCGTTGCTGCAAGATTCTCCTTACACTCGCTGCGTATTGATCCCTGCAAATCCGTCAAAGAGACGGACGATTGTCGATGGCCATTACTTCGTTGAAGGCGTGCCGCTCGAGCAAACGGCATTCGCCCGCGACCCCGAGTATCCGCGGAAAACAAGCGACGTCGCCGAATTGGTCGGCGGGAAGGTCGTGCTCGTCGATCCTGAAGATGTCTGGCCCGAACAGGGCATTATCATCCCCCGCAACTTGACGGTCGACGACTTAAGTCGATGGGTCCGGCGAATTGATGACCGCACACTACCTGCCGGCGGCGCTGATTTTTTTGACGCATTTCTGCCAGCCCCGATGGACCCCAAGAGCGTTCAATTATCGGAGCAACTTACACCTTGTCGACAGCTTTTTGTTTGCGGTAGCTTGGCCGCGTGGGAGTCCCGCGAAGCGGATTGCATTACGCATGGCGTGCCTCTTGTCCCGATGCCGACGGACTTATTTGAAGGCAGGTCGAAGAACGAATTGGATGACTTGAGAGAATGGCAAGACACGGTCGTTCAAACGCTTAAGCAGGATGACTGCCTGGTCGGCATCTGCCGACGGATGCCGCCGCAGAAGAGGTCGCCGCGCGACCTTCAGCGGCTTCTGGCTCACGCGGTGGCTTCGATCGCAATGCAAGTCGGCGGACTCCGCCTGCTGCTGGAGGGCGGCGCGACCGCTGCCGCCGTGATGAAAGAGTTGGATTATACGGACTTGCAGGTCGATCAGGTTCTTCCGGAAGGCTTGGTCGAGTTCTTACCGAAACGCTCCTCGCTCCATCGCCCCGCTGATGAGCGACCGCTGCGACTGATTATTAAACCCGGTAGCTACACATGGCCCGAAATCGTTTGGAAAGATGCAACCGGAGTTGCAGGAAATCTCACTTAG
- a CDS encoding alpha/beta hydrolase, producing MAVALAAAVALSIAAGVEAEDYRTIKNIEFAKTGQQPLKLDLYLPDGQSEGPLVVWVHGGAWMRGSRDNVPVLYLVEKGYAVASVDYRLSPVAKFPAQVHDIKAAIRFLRAKENQFGYDASRIGIAGASAGGHLAALVGVTNGHEELEGSVGEYSGESSDVAAVVDLYGPTNFLTILAQSTPHGLSVRVPALKLLLDGHVNERPQAAGLASVTSHVDPSDPPLLILHGDQDPQVPINQSHELYGLYDDQNLDVTFEVVHGGAHGGKQFHDDERQELVVTFFNRALSKGKTSPVLDEELE from the coding sequence ATGGCCGTCGCGCTGGCTGCCGCCGTCGCTCTTTCGATCGCAGCTGGGGTAGAGGCCGAAGACTATAGAACGATTAAGAATATCGAGTTTGCAAAGACAGGTCAGCAGCCGCTTAAGCTCGATTTATATCTGCCTGACGGGCAGTCTGAAGGACCACTCGTCGTCTGGGTGCATGGCGGTGCATGGATGCGTGGCTCGCGTGACAATGTGCCGGTTCTCTATCTCGTCGAGAAGGGGTACGCCGTGGCGAGCGTCGACTACCGCCTCAGCCCCGTCGCGAAGTTTCCCGCACAAGTTCATGACATCAAGGCCGCGATCCGCTTCCTGCGAGCAAAGGAAAACCAATTCGGGTATGACGCATCACGGATCGGAATCGCGGGGGCATCGGCGGGTGGTCACCTTGCCGCGCTCGTCGGCGTAACGAATGGGCACGAAGAGCTTGAAGGCTCGGTCGGCGAATACTCTGGCGAATCATCCGATGTCGCCGCCGTCGTCGACCTTTACGGTCCGACGAATTTCCTCACGATCCTCGCTCAATCCACACCCCATGGGCTGAGTGTCCGAGTGCCTGCGCTGAAACTGTTATTAGATGGTCATGTGAATGAGCGACCGCAGGCTGCCGGCTTGGCGAGTGTGACCTCGCATGTCGATCCGTCCGATCCGCCGCTCTTAATACTTCACGGCGACCAGGACCCGCAAGTTCCAATTAATCAATCTCACGAGTTGTATGGGCTGTACGACGATCAGAACCTCGACGTGACATTTGAAGTCGTCCACGGCGGCGCGCATGGCGGGAAGCAGTTTCACGATGACGAGCGTCAAGAGCTTGTCGTTACCTTCTTCAACCGCGCATTGTCCAAGGGCAAGACATCGCCAGTGCTTGACGAAGAGTTGGAATAA